Sequence from the Marinihelvus fidelis genome:
GAACATCAGCGACACCTTCCGCCTGACCGGCGGCTTCCGCAGCTTCGACAACGAGTACACCAACCACACCTTCATGGGCGTGGGCCTGTACACCTCGTTCGCCATCGACGACGAGGTCACCTTCGAGGGCGACGATTCCGACACGCTGTTCAAGTTCAACGCCTCGTGGGATGTCAGCGACGACATGATGCTGTACGGCACCGTGTCCGAGGGCTATCGCCGCGGCGGCGCCAACGCCGTGCCGCTGTCCGGCACCTTCGCCGAAGACCCGGCCTGGCAGGTCTACGACCCGGACACGACCACTAACTACGAAATCGGCCTGAAGGGCGGTGATGCGAGGTCATTCTGGAACGTGTCGCTGTACTACGTCGACTGGATGGACATCCAGCTCAACACCGCCACCACCAACTGGGGCTTCTACGCCGCCCAGAACGGCGGTGACGCGCACACCCAGGGCGTGGAGTTCGAGTACGACCGCGTCTTCGGCGGCGGCTGGCATGCCAGCGTGGGCTACTCCTTCAACCAGGGCGAACTGGACGAGACCTTCATGTCCGCCGACGACGCCTACGTGGCCGGCGTGAAAGGCGCCGAACTGCCTGGCCTGTCGGAGCACACCATCAACGTGATGCTGGAAAACACCATGACGCTGGGCAACGGCTGGGACTGGAACAACCGCATCTCCGGCTACTGGCAGGACGACATGAAGAACCACATCAGCGACACCAGCGCGTCGTTCTCGGCCACGCTGGACAGTTTCGCGCTGTTCGACTTCAACTCGACCCTGGCGGTCAGCGAGAACTGGTCGTTTGGCCTGTTCGCCAAGAACCTGTTCAACGAGAAGGGCGTGTCCGGCGTGTTCACCGAGAACTACATGGGCACCGACCCGGCGCAGAACTACTACGGCAGTGGCGCCAAGAGCGTGATCACGCGGCCGCGCACGATCGGCGTCTCGGTGGTCTACGATTTCTGAAGCCCGTAACCCGGCTTCATCCGCGGGCACCGGCACGACTCCCCCCCGGCCGGTGCCCGCACCCTGTTCCCGATCAACCCGGCGGCGACAATGCTAAAGTCGCCGCCATCTTCCCCTGAACGGCGCCGCGCCATGCCCGTAGAACCCGTCACCCCGGCCATCGATTTCGAGCGCGACCTTGCCGACGCCGAACGCGCGGCCGTGGCGCGGCCGGATGACCCCGGCGCGGCCTTGCGGCTGGCCGAGTGCCGGCTGTATTGCGGCCAGGTGGCACAAGCGCTGGAAGGCGTGCGGGCGCTGGAATCGCTGACCTGGTCGCAGCCGGAATGGCTGTTGCGGGTGGCCGAGTTCCACGTCCACGGCGGCCAGCACGAGGCTGCCTGGCGCTGCCACGAGCGCGTGCTGGCACTGTGCCCCGACGACCCGGACGCCCACTACGCGGCGGCGTCCAGCTGCGTGGCGCTGGGCCGCATGGACCAGGCCGACCAGTTGTACCAGCGCGTAATCGCGCTGCGCCCGGATGACTACGATGCCTGGCAGAACCGCTCGACGCTGCGGCGACAGACGCCGGAAGCCAACCATGTTGAGCAAATGCGCTACGTGCTGGGGCACCTGGACGCCGACGACGACGGCCAGGTGCCAGTGAACTACGCTCTGGGCAAGGAGCTGGAAGACCTGGGCGAGTACGACGCCGCCTTCGGCCACTACCAGGCCGGCGCCGAGGCGCGCCGCCGACGCCTGTCCTACGACGTGGCCACCGATGAATCGGTCATGCACCGGATCACCACGACCTTCGACGCCGACTGGGTCAAACAGGCCAGCGAGGGCAGCGACGTCCCGGGCCCCGTGTTCGTCATGGGCCTGCCGCGCACCGGCACCACGCTGGTCGAGCGCATGCTGTCGGCGCACCCGGACGTGGCCAGCCTGGGCGAGACCAACACCCTGCTCTACGCCCTGGTCCACGCGGCGGGACCACACGACAACCGCGAGCAGCTGTTCTCGCGCATCCCCGGCATCGACCTGCCCGCGCTGGGCGAGCGCTACCGCACGGCCACGCGCGGCTACGGCCACGACGCGCCGCTGCTGGTCGACAAGGCCCCGCTGAATATCCTCTACCTGGGGCTGATCCTGAAGGCCATGCCCGGCGCCAGGGTGATCCACCTGCGGCGGCACCCGCTGGATGCCTGCTTCGCCATGTACAAAACGCTGTTCCGCATGGGCTATCCCTTCAGCTACCGCTTCCAGGATGTCGGCCGCTATTACCTGGCCTATCACCGGCTGATGGCGCACTGGCGCGCCGTGTTGCCCGGACGGTTCCTGGACGTCGATTACGAGGCCCTGGTCACCGATACCGAGCCGCAGCTGCGCCGCCTGCTGGACGGCGCCGGCCTCGACTGGGACCCGGGCTGCATGGACTTCCACCGCCAGGCCACACCCACCGCCACCGCCAGCGCGGCCCAGGTCCGTCGCCCGGTGTACTCCGATTCCGTGGGTCGCTGGCGCCGTTACGAGCGCCAGCTCGCACCGCTGGCGGCCAAGCTGCGCCAGGAAGGCGTCGACTGTTGACCGGTCGACTGTTAAGCCGGCCGCCATCCGGGGTGCTGCTCGCCGTTGGACTGATCCTGGCCACAGGCTGTGCCATCGCCGCCCAGGACCTGGATGCCGGCACCTTGCCCTTGCAGGGCCAGCTGGAGATCAACGGCGGGTCCTTCACCGATTTCAGGCCCAGCGTCGACACCTTCGACCTGGCAAGCGACGCCGGGCTGCGAGTCACCGAGTTCCCTGCCATCGACATCGACTGGGTCACCGACGGCGAACGGTTGGTTCCGACGATTCGCACGCCGGTCGGTACCGGCCACCCGTTGTGGATGTTTATCGCTGAGCCCGGGCGACTGGGCCCGGAAGCCGACGACGGTTCGCGGCCCGTGGCGTTCCCGTTCGCGCTCCGGCATGCCAATCACGGCTGCGTTCATTACGGCATCATCGAGGGCGCGTTACCTGGCCGCCACGCGGAACCGGCAGCGTTGGACCTGCATTGGCGGATCAACGCCGAGACCTGCGCCTACCTGAAGTTCGATGCCAACGGCACGTTAAAGGCCAGCTGGACGGCCGGGCCGGTCGACGCTGCCGACGACGTGCTCGCGCGCGATCAGGCCTTGCGGCAGCGGGCCATGCCAACCCGCCCCTTGGGCGCGCTCACCGAGCGCTTTCCGGCCTTCGACGCCGGCGCATTCGCGCCGCCCGCCGATGCCGATGTGACCGCCTATGGCCTGGTCGTGGACGGCGTTCACTACCTGGGCGACTGCCTGGCCCATGACGGCGAGAAACTGGCCTGCGAGCACCTGCCGCTACCGTCCTACTCCACCGCCAAGAGCCTGTTCGCCGGGCTGGTCTACCTGCGCATGCTGAAACTGTGGCCCGAATTGGCGACCACCGCGGTCACCGACCTGGTACCGGAGTGCCGGCTGGCCGACAGGCGCTGGCGCGATGTGCGGCTCGAGCACCTGATGAACATGAGTACCGGCCTGTTCACTGACCCGGCCCACCAGGCCGACGAGGCATCGGCGACCATGGTGACCTTCTTTGACGCCATCAGTAACGCCGAGCGCATCGAGGTGGCCTGCACGGCCTGGCCACGGGCCGAGGCACCGGGCGTCACGCCGGTTTACCACACCTCGGACCATTACCTGCTGGGCGTGGCCCTGCAGCGCTTCCTTCGCCAACAACGCGGTGACGGCGCCGACATTCACCGCGACATCCTGCTGGGCGAGATCCTGGCCGGCGTCGATGCCGGGCCGCTGACCGGTTTCACCGAGCGCACCAAAGACACCGACGCGCAGCCGTTGACCGGCTACGGCCTGGCCTTTCACGTTGATGACGTGGCCCGTATCGGCGCCGCCCTGCCCGACCTGGCCAGGAACGGAACACTGTTTCCGGAAGACACCTATAACGAACTATTTTTCCGGAATATAGAACCATCATTTGTCTGGCCCCATGGTGGCGGTGAACGCTACCGTCATGGCTGGTGGGCCTATGACTTTGGCCCCGCGCTGGGTTGCTCGACGCCCAGCTGGGTGCCGTTCATGGCCGGTTATGGCGGCATCACCTGGGCCTTCCTGCCCAACCAGATGGTCTACTACCACTTTACAGACAATGGCTTCACGCCCTGGAAACAGGCCGTCCTGCAAGCTCACAAAGCACGTAAACTCTGCGATTAATATAACGATATTTCATAATGATAAATAAACTTTCAAGAAATAGCTTTACATCTAGGATCGGCCTTGCCTTCCTCGCCACCGCCGGTCTTTTCTACGTCAACATCATGCCGGCGATCATCGATGGGCTGATCGAGGCCCTGGACTTCAGCAACCGCCAGGCCGGCGCGGTGGGCTCCGCCAACATGTACGGCGCCGCCTTCGGCGCGCTGTTGATCGTGTTCCTGGTGCGGCGGCTGAACTGGCGGGTGGCCTCGCTGGCCTTCCTGTTGACGCTGATCGTCATCGACCTGCTGTCCATCGGTATCAGCCAGCCCACCGCGCTGGTCGCGATGCGGTTCGTCCACGGGCTGGTGGGCGGCATGCTGGTGGGCACGGGTTTCGCGGTCATCGCGCGCACCGAGCAGCCGGACCGGACGTTTGGCGTGCTGCTGTTCGTGCAGTTCGGCCTGGGCGGGCTGGGCGTGATGCTGATACCCGGCCTTGTGCCGCAGTTCGGCACCGCGGTGCTGTTCCTGTCACTGGTGGCCTTCAGCGTGGTGACGCTGGCCATGCTGCCCTGGCTGCCCGACTACGCGGTTTCCGACCGCCCACCACCGCCCATCACCCGACGCGCGGCCTGGTCGCTGCCGCTGGTGCTGACGCTGCTGGCGATTTTCCTGTTCCAGGGCGCCAACATGGGGCTGTACGCCTTCATCATCGGCCTGGGCGCGCACTACGGCCTTGAGCAGGGCTTCATCACCCAGACGCTGGGAGCATCAGCGTGGATCGGCCTGGCAGGCGCCGGGCTGGTCATCGCCGTCAGCGACCGCATGGGCTACCTGCGACCGCTGACGCTGGGCATCGGCATCACCGCCATCGCCACCTGGGCCCTGCTCTACAGCGATGTGCCGGCCATCTGGATCGCCTCGAACATGGCCATCGGCGTGACCTGGGCCTTCACGATCTCGTACCTGCTGGGGCTGGCATCGCGTTTCGACAGTCACGGCCAGATGGCCGCGCTGGCCGGATTCGCCTCGAAGATGGGGCTGGCCTCCGGCCCCATGCTGATCGCCTTCCTGCTGGGTGAAGACCGCTACGCCCTGGTGATCGGGGTCTCCGCGCTGGCGCTGGTGGCGGCGATGGCCACCACCTGGATCCCGGCCCGGGCCAGGGACCGCGCCGCGGACTGACCACGCCACGGCACGAGCGCGGGGCGGCTTCGCCCTCCCCGCGCATTCCCTTACAATACGCCCCTCTTTCCAGACACCTGCCCGACATGGCCGCACAACCCAGACCCTCCGCGACGCTGCCGCGCAAGATCGGCCGCATCCAGCGCCTGATGCAGGCCGGCGAGTACCGCCAGGCCAATGAACTCTGTGACCACCTGCTGCGCACCTGGCCCGGCGAGTTCGAACTGCTGATGCTGAGCAGCCATATCCTGCAGGCCATGGGCGATTTCGACCGCATGATGGTCACCGCCCAGCAGGCCTTCGGCGCGCGACCGGAAAGCCTGGAAGCCCGCGCGCGGCTGGCCGAGTGCCTGCTGTACACCAACCAGTTGGGCCTGGCCATCGACTGCATCCGCGCGCTCGAGGAACAGGTGGGCGGCGTGGTGCCGGCTTTGACGCGGGTGGGCGAGTTCTACCAGAACTGCGGCCGCTTCGAGGACGCCCTGCGGGTACAACTGCGCTGCGTCGAACTGGAGCCGAAGAACTCACGCCTGGCCGCCGACGCCGCCACGTCCTGCGTGGTACTGGGCCGCGCCGCCGACGCGGAAAAGCTGTTCGACCGCGCCATCTACCTGGACCCGAAGAATTACGACGCCTGGGAATCACGCTCGGCGCTGCGCAAACAGACCGCCGACAACCACCACGCCCAGCAGCTGGGCTTCGTGCTGGAAAACCTGCCCGAGGGCGACTCGGCCCGCATCCCGGTTTACTACGCCCTGTCCAAGGAACTGGAAGACCTGGGCGAGTACGACACCGCCTTTGACTGCCTGCGCTCCGGCGCGCGGCTGATGGCGGAGCGCGTCAACTACGACGTGTCCACCGACGAGCGCGCCCTGGACCACATCGCGCGCATCTTCGACGGCAAGCGCCTGGCCACCGGGCAACCCGGCTTCGAAGACGCCAACCCGATCCTGCTGGTGGGCCTGCCGCGCATCGGCATCGCGCTGGCCAACCGCCTGCTGGCCTCGCTGGACGGCGTCGCCAGCCTGGGCCCGGTCAACACGCTGATCTTCGCGCTGATCCATGGCGTCGGCCCGCACCAGAAGCCCGAAGACGTGATCGACCGCGCCGGTGATATCGACTTCCAGCGCATGGGCCAGCGCTACTGGACCGGCCTGCGCGGCCTGGCGCCGGAAGCCCCCAACCTGGTCGACTGCACACCGCTGAATTTCCAGCACCTGGGCCTGGTGAGCAAGGCCATGCCCAAC
This genomic interval carries:
- a CDS encoding tetratricopeptide repeat-containing sulfotransferase family protein, whose protein sequence is MPVEPVTPAIDFERDLADAERAAVARPDDPGAALRLAECRLYCGQVAQALEGVRALESLTWSQPEWLLRVAEFHVHGGQHEAAWRCHERVLALCPDDPDAHYAAASSCVALGRMDQADQLYQRVIALRPDDYDAWQNRSTLRRQTPEANHVEQMRYVLGHLDADDDGQVPVNYALGKELEDLGEYDAAFGHYQAGAEARRRRLSYDVATDESVMHRITTTFDADWVKQASEGSDVPGPVFVMGLPRTGTTLVERMLSAHPDVASLGETNTLLYALVHAAGPHDNREQLFSRIPGIDLPALGERYRTATRGYGHDAPLLVDKAPLNILYLGLILKAMPGARVIHLRRHPLDACFAMYKTLFRMGYPFSYRFQDVGRYYLAYHRLMAHWRAVLPGRFLDVDYEALVTDTEPQLRRLLDGAGLDWDPGCMDFHRQATPTATASAAQVRRPVYSDSVGRWRRYERQLAPLAAKLRQEGVDC
- a CDS encoding serine hydrolase, translating into MTGRLLSRPPSGVLLAVGLILATGCAIAAQDLDAGTLPLQGQLEINGGSFTDFRPSVDTFDLASDAGLRVTEFPAIDIDWVTDGERLVPTIRTPVGTGHPLWMFIAEPGRLGPEADDGSRPVAFPFALRHANHGCVHYGIIEGALPGRHAEPAALDLHWRINAETCAYLKFDANGTLKASWTAGPVDAADDVLARDQALRQRAMPTRPLGALTERFPAFDAGAFAPPADADVTAYGLVVDGVHYLGDCLAHDGEKLACEHLPLPSYSTAKSLFAGLVYLRMLKLWPELATTAVTDLVPECRLADRRWRDVRLEHLMNMSTGLFTDPAHQADEASATMVTFFDAISNAERIEVACTAWPRAEAPGVTPVYHTSDHYLLGVALQRFLRQQRGDGADIHRDILLGEILAGVDAGPLTGFTERTKDTDAQPLTGYGLAFHVDDVARIGAALPDLARNGTLFPEDTYNELFFRNIEPSFVWPHGGGERYRHGWWAYDFGPALGCSTPSWVPFMAGYGGITWAFLPNQMVYYHFTDNGFTPWKQAVLQAHKARKLCD
- a CDS encoding MFS transporter, translating into MINKLSRNSFTSRIGLAFLATAGLFYVNIMPAIIDGLIEALDFSNRQAGAVGSANMYGAAFGALLIVFLVRRLNWRVASLAFLLTLIVIDLLSIGISQPTALVAMRFVHGLVGGMLVGTGFAVIARTEQPDRTFGVLLFVQFGLGGLGVMLIPGLVPQFGTAVLFLSLVAFSVVTLAMLPWLPDYAVSDRPPPPITRRAAWSLPLVLTLLAIFLFQGANMGLYAFIIGLGAHYGLEQGFITQTLGASAWIGLAGAGLVIAVSDRMGYLRPLTLGIGITAIATWALLYSDVPAIWIASNMAIGVTWAFTISYLLGLASRFDSHGQMAALAGFASKMGLASGPMLIAFLLGEDRYALVIGVSALALVAAMATTWIPARARDRAAD
- a CDS encoding tetratricopeptide repeat-containing sulfotransferase family protein is translated as MAAQPRPSATLPRKIGRIQRLMQAGEYRQANELCDHLLRTWPGEFELLMLSSHILQAMGDFDRMMVTAQQAFGARPESLEARARLAECLLYTNQLGLAIDCIRALEEQVGGVVPALTRVGEFYQNCGRFEDALRVQLRCVELEPKNSRLAADAATSCVVLGRAADAEKLFDRAIYLDPKNYDAWESRSALRKQTADNHHAQQLGFVLENLPEGDSARIPVYYALSKELEDLGEYDTAFDCLRSGARLMAERVNYDVSTDERALDHIARIFDGKRLATGQPGFEDANPILLVGLPRIGIALANRLLASLDGVASLGPVNTLIFALIHGVGPHQKPEDVIDRAGDIDFQRMGQRYWTGLRGLAPEAPNLVDCTPLNFQHLGLVSKAMPNARVIHLRRHPLDSCYTLYRTLFRGGHGFANRMDDIARYFVAYQQLMGHWRRHLPGWILDVDYEKLIADPMAQMACIQDFLGTDAEIVEGQLQAIMQRSQGTEAPVGVWREYREQLKPLATLLRTHGVPVDG